The genomic region GACAtagacgaggaggcggaggaggaggaggcggaggaggaggaggcggaggaggaggaggcggagaggccCGGGGACGCCGGCGAGGCCGCAGACGGGGAGGACCATGGTGCCGAGGGTACGGcattcgccgccgccgcggagccCAGGCCACCTCGTCGACCGGCTTCGTGGAAGAAGCTgacggaggagcagcgcgcgtCCCTCGAGGCGTTCTTCGCGGCccaggagaaggagcgcgaTGAGCGCatcacggcgctgcagaaggcggtggaggcgcacCTGGCGCAATTGCAGCCGCTCGCCAAGACACCGTACCATCGCTCTCGTGACCAGTTCGCGAACCTGCCGTACACCACGACgggctgcgtgcgtggcggaTCGGCAGTTGCGTCGCTAGCGTCGGCCTCTCTGGTGCCGGGATACGACAAGGTCTATGCCACCCAGTCCAACTCCGTCGCTTCCGTTGCCGTGCAGTTTGGTATAAAAAAGCTATGAGGCAGGCGAGGCTGCGGTCTACGCGGCAGCCTCatcggcgccgtggcggcgtgtTGTCCGCACCCCAGTCCACGATCTCACTCTTTTCTTTAAAGTGTTCGCattcgccccccccccccaccgtGCCCGGCCCCTTTCACTTGCTGTTGTGGTTGTGGTTTGCACCAgcgatgatggcggtggtgctgcggagGGCACGgctggtgtgtgcgcgtgtgtgtgccttcgTTCGTCGTGTACATGTATGGGCTTTGCTCCGTTGATGTtttcctcctttccctcgTCTTGATGTACATAGACGCCTACGCGTGGGTGATGATGATGTGTGTGTAAGGGTGCGCGTTGCTGTGGCTTGTCCTCCTCAACTCGCGcaacacacccacgcacacagaggcgcaatctctctctgtccttcTTTGCTGGTGTCTATTAGCGCTCACCGCGCCGCCCCGCGCTGCGCCCTGTTCCAGCACGTTGATGCGCAactcttctctttcctcgcCTTCGCCTGTCCATGTGCGAGCCGCTTGGCTCAAGCGTAGTGAAGGGCACATGAAGTGAAGCAAGCGAAAAGTGAAGGCACGCGAGAGCTGTGGACGCCAGCGAAGCGACCGAGAAAACGAAATCGTTGCCGACAGTAGCACAGCAAGGGGACGCGCACAGCTACGACGCCATCCCCCCATTTCCGCGAAACATGCCTCTGAGTAGGCCTTTGTGTTTTGTGTGCCtctttctgtttctctcttgctgtgTGGCGCCTGGGTCAGTGCGTGTAGCCGCTCttgccgccttcaccgctAAGGAATGAACTCGTCTCCCTCCCACGGTGCACGCTCTCCCGCCCTGTATCTGTccgcgcgcatgcgtctgcgcgtggTGCAACGATCATGTGGGTGGCTCCATCACTATCCCCATGCGATCTCTCTGTTTTTAGTGTACTGAATgtcttctcttctctgcctctttctctctcctaaCGTGCCCCATCTCACCCGCCattctcctccacccccttcccctctaCGGCCCTACCCACCACCCTCTTCTGATACATCACACATCCATACATGTGCGCcaacgtgtgtgcgtgcatctgTGCCGTCTGCTCGTGCATATATGTGCTtcccaccaccgccactacctctttctcctcccgCGACGTTACAGCAGGGATTTCGCCTCAGCTTCGTTGCTTCTCCGCTCGCTTCACTCGGTTCGAGTTACCTCACCCGGAGCCATGTCCCACCACATGAAGATTAAGGATCTGCGCGAGAAGAGCAAGGATGATCTTCTCAAGACGCTGACGGAGTACAAGAAGGagctgtcgcagctgcgcgtggtgcagcagacgGGCGGCGCCGAGACCCGCCTGGGCCGCATCCGCCCGATCCGCAAGAGCATTGCTCGCATTCTGACCGTGCTGAACCAGAACGAGCGCAGCAACCTGAAGATGTTCTACGCGGACCGAAAGCTGCGCTGCAAGACGccgaaggtgctgcgcgcgaagctgacgcaccgccgccgcctagcgctgaaggagaacgagaagaACCGGAAGACGTCGCGCCAGATGCGCCAGGCACACAAGTTCCCCAAGCGCGTGTACGCCGTCAAGATCTAGGATTACTGGGCCAAGTGAGAGAAGCCATGGTTGCAGCGGAAAGATGGAGAGCTCCCGCCTCTCCGCGACGGTGCTGAAGAACGCTGGCTTATGATGAGCAAAAAACGATCAGCGCGGTGCACAGAATGAAGTGCGGTAAAGATGAAGAGACAAGAGGAAGCCATGGCCCTGGAGGTAAGGGGCAGGGAGTGGGTGGCGGCAGTTGGCTGATGCTCAGACGCAcagatgccgctgcctctgtccatctcctctttctcccctcCGTGTGCACCTATTCTCTTACCCGCCACTGCAAAGCAGGCGTGGTGACTttctctccgcctcggcaGAGTGCGGCCTGCACATGGGGGTGTCTCTCACACACGCCCGgccgcgccatcgccctCCTGCGGGCGTTCCTCTTTGCGGCTCGTCCACGGCGCCTTCGTTCCTTGGTTACAGCGCTTCCTTCGTTttatttttttgtttcgcttcTCATTTCTGCGTCGTGTCGACTCCACTACCAGACATCCCAAACCTGaaacagaaaaaagaaacgaaggcACGTGAAGCGAGCCGACATCGTCATTAGCGATcatcacagagagagagttgaGGATAAGAGTGACGGTGTGGCTGtatcctccctctctctgtgtgtatgccaCGCAGCACTCTTCGGCAACACAGGCCCCCGCTTGTTTCACAACCTCGGGATCGACAATGGGAAGCCTGCAAGATCAGTGCCCCTCGCGCTGATTACGTGCTACTCTTCTCCGAGCTGCGTGGCCGGCTGTGCGGGCACACGCCATTGCAAACCACGGTTGATCCCCTCTTTCTGGCCTCTCCCGCTGCCACCTCGAGTTTCTGCCATGCCGTCTGCTCTTCTACTCTTCGTCTTTTCACGCACGGCACGCACTTGTGGTATGCCTGCCCCTTGTGGGCTCTCTGCTTGGCGCCGCCTTAGGCTTTGGGCGCATTCCTCGCACACTGAGTGGGCAgcctgcgccggcgccacaagtacgccgccccctcttccctccttcgGTGGCATCTGTGACAGTGCGGAGGGGCCGTAGGGGAGAGGCAGGGGCAGGTGGTACCGCCCTACGCGGAAAAggacgagcacacacacacacacacacacacacacgcatccacGGAGTGCTCCTTTCCTCGCGTTTCTTatcttcctctctcgcctgTTCTCCGTGCAGACATGCCGCACCCCAAGGAGAACGACAGCGATGTTCCGGCCTCGGTGGAGGTGCCGTTCCCGACTTCCCTtttctcgcgcagcgccggcagcagcactgcacaGCATGCCAAGGCTGTTGCTGAGACACTATCGCCGGTGCCGAGTGCGTTGGGAAACGGAACTGCTGCCCGCCAgcacggcgctgtcgctgagGAGGTTCACatgcgcagcgcatcgccgacCCTTCTGCAGTCGGGCATAgacgcgctgccggcccTGCGCGCCACAGAGACGCGACTGCGGCAAGCGCAGGAGACAGAGCTGAGCGTGCTGTTCCGTTTGCGACTCCTTACGGAGGCCTTagtcggcgccgcgcgcctGTCTAACGCGCTAGCTGTCGCAggcgcggcaacggcggcggcacacgggagcggcggcgctgaggacGTCAGTGCGCTGCCCAGCGAGGGTACATTTCGAGCTGCACTGCCGGCCGTGATCGCTCGCCCCTTAACCACTGGGACTGACGAGGCGACGCGCATaccagcggaggcgcgcgtCTCGATGCAGTGCGTTGATATGCCGGCAGCAGGCctctccgcagcggcgagaggGCAGTACGCGgctctgcgccgcgctcTTGCACGGCACTTTTGTGAGCCGGAGGACGGGGACGTGGGCGGCACGggtgatgccgccgccagcagcgcgcgcactccAAGCACTGCGACACCGGAAAACCCTCAGACCATTGGGCAGTACGAGGCGACTCCTTCCGTGCTCGGCTCGCGGACCACTGAAGTCGTcgacaccagcagcacagacGCGCCAAGTACCCACGGCGTTGTCGAAGACGGGGCAGGCGCTTTCAATAACCCAGATACTCGACATCGTAGCGCAgtcgaggcgcagcggcgcacgcgttTCTTCAGCGAGCTGCGGTACTGCCCGCCGTCCCCACCGCAGCGATCAGTGAGCCCACGCAGGCATCACGCCTCGACTGCTTCTTGTGATCCGGAAATGTCGACGGCAGCAATGAACATggacagccgcagcgcatcgcgGGGCAGACGAGTACCCCACTCGCCGCCATCATCTCATGTGCGTGGATTGGCGGATAGGCTTGTAGACACAaagaggggcgggggcgccgtggcgccgaCGTTGGCGCTGCCAAAGCCTTCGCCGGCCTATGTGGAAGACTCATGCGCGGAGCCCGCCGCGAAAGGAGAGCGGGACGAAGtgaggaaggaggcggagggcggccACCGTCGTGAAGAGCCAAATGAGGCTGCGCTAGCGTCACACACGCCAGCAGTATCACCAAGTTTtgcgacggcgctgacaTGCGGACCCTCACCAAATGCGGTGAAGGTTGAGCCTTGCAGCCCTTTGTCTCCATGCATTTCTCCGCTTTCAGCTCACCGAACCTCCGCGGTTACCGCGTGGGAGAGCAGCGCGGTCGCTGCTCCCGATGGACAGCTCTCTCAGAACACCCCCACACCGCCGACGTTGAAGTCGTCGCCGCACCGACTCTCTCAGCCACTTAGCGCCACCCCTACCTCGACCTTTGGCGacgcggacgaggaggggatgTACTTTCCCATGCCTCCGCCCGCCAAGACGCATCGCCGTGTTGAAGTCGATGCCGAGCTTTCATCCCGCTTCCCTGCCATGGGCAACGGTGGTAGCGCTTCTACAGGGGCCGATGCGGCTTCCGTTTTCTCCACAATGTCGAGTTCAACTGCCTCAGCGCCGTcccttcgtcgtcgtctaGCCTTTGACGGTGGCCATGACGAGCCGGATGCCGAGTCAGCAAGAGCGCCCCACTCGGAGAAGCGCGGAAGGGCGGCGATTTCGTCGTCGATGCACATGAGGGACAGAAGCCGTAAGGAAGCACCACAAACGGtgagcgccgcgcgcgttATGCCACTGtcaccgacgccgacgtGCGTGGTGACTGCCACAGACATACTTGCCACCATCACTGCCCTTCCACGcccatcgtcatcgtcgtcgtcgctccTTTCAAAGCGGGCCACTGCGCGGCGCGCACATCGTGGCGGCAAGGAGAGCAGTGCGACGCGTAAGGTGAATGCGTCGCCTGCAGAAGGTCAGCCGACGCATCGTGGCGTGTACAAACGgagacgggggaggggtggcgaGTGGGGACTTGTCGGCATGAGTGATGAGGTCcttgcggcggtgccgttgGCGGGTTTGCCATCTCTTGGCATGGATGTGTCGttgagcgctgccgctgggtTGGGCCGACCGGTGTGCGAAGAAACTGCCAATGACCGACATCGGAGATCGAGGACGGCACGCCGCACCGAGAGTGACGGCCATCAACGCACAATgttcgaggaggagcacgtTCCCTGTGGCTACGCGCGAACCCGTGAGCAACGGATCGAGGGCGTCGTGCGGGCAGAGCAGGTGCTCAGCGCTGTGCGTGCAGCGTGTAGCCCACTGCCGACTGCATCCTCACAGACCCCTCCGCGATGCCTCGGGGCCGACACCGAGTGtgatggcgcgctgctgtccccctcgccgcctctctcgcagAACACACCACGCCAGTTCTGGGACATTAGCTTCCCTTGACAGCCGAGGGCGGCGAAAGACGAGTCGACAAGCGTCGGCGAGACCGAGACGATGGCAGAGCAAGTGCgtctccccccttttccgcATGCGCGTACAAGCAGGTGTAACGCgaagtaaaaaaaaacggagcGCCTGCTCACTGCGCgacacgcgctgctgctgctgctgctgtttcggCTGTGCACGCCTGCTTTCccgctcttcccttcccctttctcGTAGCCATcacccctttttttcctcgAGCGAATAGAATTAGCAGAAAGAGGCTGCAGAcgtgcgcgctgccaccgccggcaggAGTTTTAGCTACGCCGGTTGGGCCTGACATTCACCGAGCCTGTGGAGCTTCTTCTGCGCGGCTTGAGTGGTggtgatgtgtgtgtgtgtgtgtgtggggatGCCTTCAGCCTGTGCGCCATTGCCTTCTCCCTttctgcacctcctccgccactgTGCAAGTCTGCACGGAAATCCCGgttgcgccgccaccgctcccTGTCTCTCACGTGTGTGCTCCGTTGCACATTGTTGCGCGTTGCATTCCTCTCATCTGTGCTGCCGTATGCGTCTCTCGATCCTTCACTTGCCCGCAAAGCACGCCAACACTCACCACGGTGCCACggccacgacgacggcaacacacacacgcaggagGGACAAAAAGGAAATCATCGCTGTGCCGGGCACAttgcaccccccccccctcccccctcggtgctccggtggcggtggcggggcaCACGCGTGCTTTCGGCGTGTTTTATCGCCTCTATCTTCTCTCTACACttgagcgtgtgcgtgcgcccgCTGGTAGGTCGAACAGCAGTGCTCGCCGCCATCTGCCCTGCACCCCCCTACAACTCCTAACCCTGCGACCGCCATCAGCATCATTGAGAGCTCTGCCATCCCCGGTCCCGCACCTCGTTCAATTTCGCATTATCTCACGCTCGCTCCCCTCCTGTCCTTATCGCGCGCGGTCGTCGCCTTTGCTCCTCGAACTTTGGTTTTCTAGTCCGCACTCACTGACCGGCAATGTTCACCACATCCAGCTCTCTCAtgggcggtgccggcggcccGTCGGCTCGCCCACccggcggcgtcttcgccgGCACACCCGGCGCGGTTGCAGCGCGGCTGACACCGAGCCAGTACTGGCTTCGTCAGCGCCAGGAGGCTGTGTTGGCGGAAATGATCAGGATGGCCGTGCCGCTGGACGCGCAGGGCAATATGGTGGCGGAGCCGTACTcgaccgctgccgccgcttctgctgaGCCGGTCATCACAACGTGGCGTCTTCTCATCTTCGACGACTGGGGCCGCGACATCATTGCGCCGCTCCTAAAGGTCGGCCAACTGCGCGAACTTGGCGTCACCCTGTACCTGCACATCGCCACGGAGCGTGATCCGGTGCCGGGGGCCCCGGCCATCTACTTTTGCGCGCCGACAGAGGAGAACATCACCCGCATCGCGAAGGACTGCGCGCAGAGCCTGTATGAGTGGGTCTACCTCAACTTCACAACGCAGATCCCGCGACCGCAGCTGGAgttgctggcgcagcagctcagcgcCTCGCCACTAGAGTCGATTCGGCACATCCACGTGTACGACCGCACGTTGAGCTACGTGGCCTTGGAGGACGACCTCTTCTCCCTCATGCTGAACAACTCCTTCCCGCTGCTTAACAAGACAAACGCCAAGGACGAAGAAATAGAGACACACCTCAATCAGGTCGTTCTGGGCATCTCACACGTGTGTCTGTCACTGCAGGTGCTGCCCATCCTGGTGCACTCCCgctccggcgctgcggcggaggtcGCTCGACGGCTCTCTGTGCGGCTGAACGACGCGCTGAACGACCGGCAGCTGACACCGGCGCCCTCCTCGGTGCTGGggcggccgctgcttcttctcGTCGATCGCTCCAGCGACCTCGCaacggcgctgcaccacccCTTCACGTACCGCGGCCTTCTCGTCGAGATCGGCGGCATGAAGCTGAACAAGTGCACCATCACCACTCCAGACGGGAAGGACGAGGTACTCGAGGTGGATCCTGACAAGGACGAGGTCTACCGCGAGAACGCCAACCTCGAGTTCGGCACTGTCGGCGGCAACATCGAagccgcgctgcgccgctacAAGGAGGAGTACGCCGCGCTGGCACAAGAGGCAcccggcggtgccggtggcatgatgggcgacggcggcgacggcaacgacaTGTCGAAGCTGCTGGCGAACgcgccagcgctggcggagcgGAAGCGCTGCCTCGATGCCCACACAAAGCTTGCCTTCAGTATCCTCAGCAAGATTCGCTTGAGGCACCTGGACCACTACCACGGTGTGGAGCTGGCCGTACTGCAACAGGAGGGGCTCGACGAGCAGGAGTTTCACAACCTGCTGACCAACAGCCTCGGCACCACAGAGGACAGACAGCGGCTGTACCTCATCGCATACCTGATGTGCGCcaaagaagaggaggcacgCTACGTGCAGAGCCACGAGGGCGCCGTCAGCGAAGGGGCCGCCGGCTTCCCGGCTCTTGCGTATTTGAAGCACCTGCGGAACTGGTCCCTGGCGACGCAGAGCCccagcgcggcgcagccgaaCCCCAGTCAGGGCTTTGGCTGGGGTTTTGCGCAGCAGATCGCCAAGAACATTGCGAGCTCGCTGGGGAGCAAGACAGAGAcgatgctgccgctcacGAAGCTGGTGGACGCACTCATGCAGGACGGACCTGGCGGCGCGCCAGGTTCGGcgagcagcggtggtgcaAGCGGTGTGGGCGGCTCGTACAACAGCCCGACGAGCGCACTTcctggtggcagcagcggcgcatccGGTAGCCTGCGCGGCAAGCTGCTTGAAACCGTCGAAGCGTACGACCCTCGCACGAAGAAGCCGGTGGACCTGCGCGAAGCGGTCTTCTCGCAAGCGATCGTGTTTGCCCtcggtggtggcagcgtgGCGGAGTACGACAACTTGAAGGCATGGGAGGCGAGCAAGCCGCGCAAGTCGGTGATGTATGGCTGTACATCGGTGATCTCTGGCGAGGACATGCTCCGGCAGTTAACCATCTTGGGTGCATCGCAGAACCCGTAAGGGCCTACTGCATATGCTCTGGCGTGTGCGTTTATCGATGGCGTTGCCATCATGTAGGCTTGCGCTGGCCTCGCGGTGTGCTGTTGCGGATGCTGCCAATCGTGTCGGATGTTTACATGCGCATCAACTCTTGTTTTAAGCCTGTTCgcccccttttctccttgCCGGTCGTCTTCGCCCTCACTTGGGCCAACGTGACGAGGGACACCGTTGGGCATCTCAttcccctcacacacgcgccccgtaccctcctcttcttcctcgtgcTTGCACGCCGACCTGaacacacgtgtgcgtgtgcgtgtgtgcctctcaCGCGGCAGTAGCGGGGTACTGTGTTCTATGTTCCGTGTTCTCCCCAAATGAACGcgaccgccggcaccgcggcATCAGCCCACGGCTGAacccttcctcctcgcctcgcgctctgccgtcgccgcacgATGGGTAGCGTAGCGCGCTTTGGGGGAGTgagcgcacaggcgcgcggCTTCCTTGCTCTCCAGAATAAAGGCGTGCCAAGGACATACCGAGGACGGCATACgggctgccgccgtctcGCACTCGATGTCCCATGCCTCCTTCGCGACCCGCCTGTCacgtgcatctctctctgtgatgAAATTCGATCCCAACAACGTTGTTcggtcctcctcctcctcctcctccgtcttcttGTCTGCCTCCTCAAACTGGGTGGTCACGGGTCGTCAACAACGTATGtgacccctcccccctcccccacgcacacacggccCGCAGTCTCATTCACGcacagcgcagcacgcacagtGTCTCGTCCTCTCTATTTCCATCACTCTTTTCGACTGTTTCCACCTCAACCCCCTCGTACACATCCCGACAGCAACAGAAGACAGCATTggagagcgaagagaagacgcgatacacacccacccacacacgcacatacgcataTCAGAATTTTGAGAAGGAAACACAACAGACCGAGAGGAGGATATACGGGGCGACATAAAGGGCgagggcgggagagagacgtacatacacacgcacaagtaCAGAGGGACAACCTCTCTACACGACCACAAACTCTTGCGCTTTTATCCTttgcgcctctctcgctctctttgtccccccccctcttctgcacctcctccaacacctccctccctctccctccctcaaTAGCCCTGCGCGCTTCCTCTCGCAAGACAGCCTTTGTTCGAGGCTACGCACGCGCTGTGACGCGGACGTGCAACGCCATCAtaggcgacggcggcggcaagctTCGCAGGACCTCTTTCGTGTGCCCGCGCGTCgcccgtgcgtgcgccttgATATTTTTCATCTCTGAGCGTGAGCAGGGGCTAGCCCCCTCGAGTCCTTCATCGATTGCTTGCTGAGCACTCGCTACCAGCATTcggctcgctcgctctttccgcgtgtgcctgtgtgaaGTCCGCTACGCTtgctcccttccctctctctgccgaTCTCTCTCAGCGCGCTTTCATTTCTTCGCGCCACactccgccctcctcccgctctgTGGCacctctgtgcgtgtggcgcgtgtgctttgggggggggagcggATCGGCGTTGCACCTCCCTACATCTTTTATATTCCTGGCGCTTCCCCTCTTTCgcggtgtctgcgtgtgtgcgacgcacacgcgcgcacacacacgttttTCCGTCTTGACTCCTTTCTTGTCGTGCCTGCTACCCCCTTTGTTTTGTTGTGTGttgtcgtgtgtgcgcgtgtgtgtgtttcgcATTGTCTCTCGGCGGGGAGCTGTTGGCTccattgtgtgtgtgacggCACGGCTGTGTCTCTGTGGGTGTGTTGGCAGATTTGCAGGGCAACTCGTGCGCTGGatctcttccctcctttccttcccTGACTCACATCTCGCCTCTTGTGTGCTTCTGCGAGAGGGGCATCGCCGGTACTCTtctcggtgctgcggcagcgcgtgcccGCTTGgtctttctttccctctctctttacTTGTTTGTCTCGCGGAGTCACTGGCTGTGCTGTCGCGGCCACTTTGATCTCTCCCGATCTCGGCATTgccgtttgtgtgtgtgtgtgcacccTGCCGTGCCGCGCTCCCCCCTCACTCTG from Leishmania donovani BPK282A1 complete genome, chromosome 26 harbors:
- a CDS encoding sec1 family transport protein, putative; translated protein: MGGAGGPSARPPGGVFAGTPGAVAARLTPSQYWLRQRQEAVLAEMIRMAVPLDAQGNMVAEPYSTAAAASAEPVITTWRLLIFDDWGRDIIAPLLKVGQLRELGVTLYLHIATERDPVPGAPAIYFCAPTEENITRIAKDCAQSLYEWVYLNFTTQIPRPQLELLAQQLSASPLESIRHIHVYDRTLSYVALEDDLFSLMLNNSFPLLNKTNAKDEEIETHLNQVVLGISHVCLSLQVLPILVHSRSGAAAEVARRLSVRLNDALNDRQLTPAPSSVLGRPLLLLVDRSSDLATALHHPFTYRGLLVEIGGMKLNKCTITTPDGKDEVLEVDPDKDEVYRENANLEFGTVGGNIEAALRRYKEEYAALAQEAPGGAGGMMGDGGDGNDMSKLLANAPALAERKRCLDAHTKLAFSILSKIRLRHLDHYHGVELAVLQQEGLDEQEFHNLLTNSLGTTEDRQRLYLIAYLMCAKEEEARYVQSHEGAVSEGAAGFPALAYLKHLRNWSLATQSPSAAQPNPSQGFGWGFAQQIAKNIASSLGSKTETMLPLTKLVDALMQDGPGGAPGSASSGGASGVGGSYNSPTSALPGGSSGASGSLRGKLLETVEAYDPRTKKPVDLREAVFSQAIVFALGGGSVAEYDNLKAWEASKPRKSVMYGCTSVISGEDMLRQLTILGASQNP
- a CDS encoding 60S ribosomal protein L35, putative; this translates as MSHHMKIKDLREKSKDDLLKTLTEYKKELSQLRVVQQTGGAETRLGRIRPIRKSIARILTVLNQNERSNLKMFYADRKLRCKTPKVLRAKLTHRRRLALKENEKNRKTSRQMRQAHKFPKRVYAVKI